The Methanocellales archaeon genome includes the window TACATGGCAGATTCTATGGGGGGGCTAAGCGTTGATGATGATACGCTTTGGAGTTCACTTCGAATTATCAAGCGCTTGGGGGGCATTGCCTGTATTCACGCAGAAGACGAGCAAATCATAAGGGAGAACATTGAGAAGTTGGGTGATAGAACAGACCCCAGCGCTCATTCATCATCTAGGCCCAATGGTTGCGAAGTTGCCGCTATGGCAAAAGCTATACGGTTGGCTCAAGATACCGGCGTAAAGCTCCACATCTGCCATCTTAGTACGAGAGAGGGCTTGGACTTAATCGGGGCAGACATCACTTCTGAGGTCACGCCCCATCACCTCTTCCTATCGCAAAAGGACTGGGATCGCTTGGGCACCTTTGGCAAGATGAACCCTCCACTGAGAAGTGAATTGGATCGTGAGAATCTTTGGGCTGGATTACATAAAATCGACATCATCGCCTCTGACCATGCCCCTCATACTATGGAAGAAAAAAAGCAAGACATATGGCGCACGCCAGCCGGTGTGCCAGGCGTCGAGACATCCTTACCATTGATGTTATCTGCTGTAAAGAAAGGGATCATATCGCTTCAACGTGTGATCGAGCTCATGGCTACCAATCCAGCTAGGATATTCTGCTTGGGCGAGAAAGGCGAGATCGCTGTTGGAAAAGATGCTGATATCGTTTTGGTCGATCTAAATGACGTCACGCCTATAAAGGCCAGGAATCTGCACAGC containing:
- a CDS encoding dihydroorotase, whose protein sequence is MFDLVIKNARLVSAGDILEAEIAIVDGKIARIAKDIVAKHIIDAHGLLVLPGMVDAHVHFRDPGLTHKEDWYTGSSAAVAGGVTSVVDHPNTIPPTTSVDSFKVKLREAESKSIVDFGINAGVVQAAELEVLWASGITAFGEIYMADSMGGLSVDDDTLWSSLRIIKRLGGIACIHAEDEQIIRENIEKLGDRTDPSAHSSSRPNGCEVAAMAKAIRLAQDTGVKLHICHLSTREGLDLIGADITSEVTPHHLFLSQKDWDRLGTFGKMNPPLRSELDRENLWAGLHKIDIIASDHAPHTMEEKKQDIWRTPAGVPGVETSLPLMLSAVKKGIISLQRVIELMATNPARIFCLGEKGEIAVGKDADIVLVDLNDVTPIKARNLHSKSGWTPFEGLDGVFPKMTFVRGELMYDGEIVGEKGYGRFIPGKGANKPIYM